The region CGCTGTCGTAAGTCAGCGGCTGTTCTTATATCGCTTCAGGTGCAGTACACTTTCCTTATTTTGGTACATGATAACTACGCAGGTACTCCCACACATCCCGCTCAAGGTCAATATCCAGAACCCAGTTACCTTTATCATCAACCTCTTCATTATTTATAGCTTTATGGCGATATAGTGCTGCCCGTAACTCTCCCTGGTTGGGAGAGAGAACTAGTTGACGCTGTACTCGGTCGTATCTCAACAACATGGCAACTGCTTCACGCAGCAAATCCAGTCCCACCCCAGACTTTGCACTACACCATACGCGCGTAGGTTTGCTACCACTCTCATATTCTATGCGAGGTTGAGCTTGTGGTAATAAATCAATTTTATTCATGATTAGCAACTGGGGGACGCTATCTGCTTCAATTTCAGAAAGTACCTGTTGCACTGATTCAATGTTGCGCTCCCACTCATCACTGGCTGCGTCCACCACGTGTAGCACCAAAGCACTCTGTCGAGTTTGCTCAAGTGTGGAGCGAAAAGCCGCTACGAGAGTGTGGGGAAGGTGACGGATAAATCCTACAGTGTCAGCTAGAATAACGTTCGCAACTCCTGGTATAGCCACCTGCCGTAAGGTAGGGTCAAGAGTAGCGAAAAGCTGGTCATGAGCGTAAACGGAGGCATCCGTAAGAGCATTGAACAAGCTGGATTTCCCAGCATTAGTATAACCAACCAGAGATATTGTCGGAGTTTCATGCCGCTGACGATTCTGCCGCCCCTGTTGACGTTGGCGAGAAACCTTTTCCAGCCGCTGTTGAATGTATTGAATACGAAGTCTTATCAGTCGCCGATCGGTTTCAAGTTGTGTTTCACCTGGCCCACGCAGGCCAATACCACCTTTTTGTCGTTCGAGGTGTGTCCAGCCCCGAATCAAACGGGTAGAAAGGTAACGCAACTGTGCCAATTCTACCTGAAGTTTGCCTTCATAGGTTTGTGCACGCTGTGCAAAGATATCCAGTATCAATCCCGTTCGATCTATAACCCGGAGTTGTAATGAACGCTCAAGGTTACGCTGCTGGGCAGGGCTAAGAGCATGATTGAATATAATAATTTCTATCTCATGGTCTTCAATAGCTGATACCAGCTTCTCCACCTTGCCACTGCCAATAAAATATTTTGGGTCTGGCCGCTGACGAGTACTTTGCAGAACCGTAACAACCTCTGCTCCTGCTGAGTAAACCAACTCTTTACATTCTTCTACATCTTCACGCTCAACAGTTCCCAGTGGGAAGTTGACGTGGACAATAGCTGCCCGTTGCCCGCCCTCAAAGTTATCAAACACTACATATCCTTTCTTGCTGGATTTACAGATTATTGTTTCATGGGTTTGAAAATCATCATTGTTTTATGTAA is a window of Desulfurispira natronophila DNA encoding:
- the hflX gene encoding ribosome rescue GTPase HflX, yielding MFDNFEGGQRAAIVHVNFPLGTVEREDVEECKELVYSAGAEVVTVLQSTRQRPDPKYFIGSGKVEKLVSAIEDHEIEIIIFNHALSPAQQRNLERSLQLRVIDRTGLILDIFAQRAQTYEGKLQVELAQLRYLSTRLIRGWTHLERQKGGIGLRGPGETQLETDRRLIRLRIQYIQQRLEKVSRQRQQGRQNRQRHETPTISLVGYTNAGKSSLFNALTDASVYAHDQLFATLDPTLRQVAIPGVANVILADTVGFIRHLPHTLVAAFRSTLEQTRQSALVLHVVDAASDEWERNIESVQQVLSEIEADSVPQLLIMNKIDLLPQAQPRIEYESGSKPTRVWCSAKSGVGLDLLREAVAMLLRYDRVQRQLVLSPNQGELRAALYRHKAINNEEVDDKGNWVLDIDLERDVWEYLRSYHVPK